One stretch of Natronobacterium gregoryi SP2 DNA includes these proteins:
- the cas8b gene encoding type I-B CRISPR-associated protein Cas8b/Csh1 yields the protein MLSPDAFETAYPAEELADELPDSPIGSLRDLQYLYGKLYTLATTGGGEYAPYLTPDAAGDLVDTESSLIVVRVDVSGGEPKLADEPVRVTRYTENLVQKVSHCKYSAARGIDHSVTHQAGRNSDAEKLARYAKKRLTKWATDDIVTDAADTHPDGWIVDQLAVLAEDEDALETIEDAVVQELGGDSATALLTVQVKTDGGGDYRWPGDIDVFLEAMRQRKLSKLVTKNKADDSSGDATDIVTGQPARTVGTSEDPQNYFLGKQRETFPGLDIEEAWRAHPISEDAAVTVMNAETFVEACTYRTFGTKVYYLPYFFGRPTAERAYELYGLLYQAATDGGMETPIEDAYATRRGKDLGENDLRFYVSAVMPHQMSRYDVFGETLNGQLHYPTELAFAHNEVVGQASAFNSDADWTPPLPTTESWDLLTDSTTRLNSVSTGWYFYQTFAERDDADADADDPRIEALVNVLSGEPIAVEMLLEEYVQRIIDEQTDDSEHEGFPSLLVASQFAQLCALADEKTQLLTTTDPAKDPITQAPTYEKHTSQTMEEIDIVPDGGHPGDAKLESFIENTPALTPDPDDEDSVANERRGAFLLGALVGDIGSYQEYSEDRSTTLVDQYPVKSITQSRIKKVAQETIAKTLTYTRQEKKKQGDYPGTKADHIVDRLRETIVDPDPDEWEIDTDDLRFYYALGVTYGMNDHPWNNGNAQTDDQSDLEEEH from the coding sequence ATGCTCTCGCCTGACGCGTTCGAAACCGCGTATCCCGCCGAGGAGTTAGCCGACGAACTTCCCGATTCACCAATCGGATCGCTGCGGGACCTGCAGTATCTCTATGGCAAACTCTACACGCTCGCGACCACGGGTGGCGGAGAGTACGCGCCCTACCTCACGCCGGACGCTGCCGGCGACCTCGTCGACACCGAATCCAGTCTGATCGTCGTTCGAGTCGACGTCTCCGGCGGCGAGCCGAAACTGGCGGACGAACCCGTCCGAGTGACCCGCTACACGGAGAACCTAGTCCAGAAAGTCAGCCACTGTAAGTACTCGGCCGCCCGCGGGATCGACCACAGCGTTACCCACCAAGCCGGCCGCAACAGCGACGCCGAGAAACTCGCCCGATACGCCAAAAAGCGACTGACCAAATGGGCGACCGACGACATCGTTACGGACGCCGCAGACACCCATCCCGACGGCTGGATCGTCGATCAACTAGCCGTACTCGCCGAAGATGAGGACGCACTCGAGACGATCGAAGACGCCGTCGTCCAAGAACTGGGCGGCGATTCCGCGACCGCCTTGCTCACCGTCCAGGTCAAAACCGATGGCGGTGGCGACTATCGTTGGCCTGGTGATATCGACGTCTTTCTCGAGGCGATGCGCCAGCGCAAGCTCTCGAAGCTCGTCACCAAGAACAAGGCCGACGACTCGTCGGGCGACGCGACGGATATCGTGACGGGACAGCCGGCGCGGACAGTCGGTACGTCCGAGGACCCACAGAACTACTTCCTGGGCAAGCAACGGGAGACGTTCCCCGGGTTGGACATCGAGGAGGCCTGGCGTGCCCATCCAATTTCCGAGGATGCCGCAGTCACGGTGATGAACGCGGAGACGTTCGTCGAGGCCTGCACATACCGGACGTTCGGAACAAAGGTGTACTACCTCCCGTACTTCTTCGGCCGACCGACGGCGGAAAGGGCCTACGAGCTGTACGGACTGCTCTATCAGGCCGCGACGGACGGGGGCATGGAAACGCCGATCGAGGACGCCTACGCGACTCGGCGCGGCAAGGACCTCGGGGAGAACGACCTTCGGTTCTACGTCTCGGCGGTGATGCCCCACCAGATGTCCCGATACGACGTCTTTGGGGAGACGCTGAACGGCCAGCTCCACTACCCGACGGAACTCGCGTTCGCGCACAACGAGGTGGTCGGCCAGGCCAGCGCGTTCAACAGCGACGCCGACTGGACGCCGCCGCTGCCGACGACCGAGTCGTGGGATCTGCTCACGGACAGTACCACGCGGCTCAACTCCGTCTCGACGGGCTGGTACTTCTACCAGACCTTCGCCGAGCGGGACGACGCCGATGCGGACGCCGACGACCCCCGGATCGAAGCGCTGGTCAACGTCCTCAGCGGCGAGCCGATCGCCGTCGAGATGCTCCTCGAGGAGTACGTCCAGCGGATCATCGACGAGCAAACCGACGACAGCGAGCACGAGGGATTCCCATCCCTGCTCGTCGCCAGCCAGTTCGCACAGCTTTGTGCACTGGCTGACGAGAAAACCCAATTACTGACGACGACCGATCCGGCGAAAGACCCGATCACGCAAGCACCGACCTACGAGAAACACACGAGCCAAACGATGGAAGAGATAGACATAGTCCCGGACGGGGGCCACCCCGGCGACGCGAAACTCGAATCGTTCATCGAAAATACGCCCGCACTGACGCCCGATCCCGACGACGAGGATTCCGTCGCGAACGAGCGACGCGGGGCCTTCCTGCTTGGTGCACTCGTCGGCGATATCGGTAGTTACCAGGAGTACAGCGAGGATCGATCGACGACGCTGGTCGACCAGTATCCCGTCAAATCGATCACCCAGTCCCGGATCAAGAAGGTCGCCCAGGAGACGATCGCGAAGACGCTGACGTACACGCGTCAGGAGAAGAAAAAGCAAGGCGACTATCCGGGGACGAAAGCCGACCACATCGTCGACCGACTCCGCGAGACGATCGTCGATCCCGATCCCGACGAGTGGGAGATCGACACCGACGATCTGCGCTTCTACTACGCACTCGGCGTGACCTACGGCATGAACGACCACCCATGGAACAACGGCAACGCACAGACCGACGACCAGTCCGACCTCGAGGAGGAACACTAA
- the cas5b gene encoding type I-B CRISPR-associated protein Cas5b, which translates to MGQQSLDAWEHDEGDSAFPERCLSVTVRGPWGHFRRIEGNVVKQTYRIIPRTTVAGLFAAVLGIERDGYYELFGPNRSAIAIEPVREIRTINMPMNTLSTADGDLQSLNGRGKLSVKLPDPTTLRQQHNYEVLVEPAYRIDVALADEERYRELRSMLEDGRSHYVPSLGLSEHLAELEYHGEFDIGPGPKATADDQPVAVDSAVPDAVENVVFEAGTRCQVEESPAFMTTDPGGRTTTEFTAYTYNPDAEPLRIRDVDAATVDGRTVVFV; encoded by the coding sequence ATGGGGCAGCAATCACTCGACGCATGGGAGCACGACGAGGGTGACTCTGCGTTCCCGGAGCGGTGTCTCTCGGTTACCGTTCGCGGCCCGTGGGGCCACTTCCGGCGAATCGAGGGCAACGTCGTCAAGCAGACCTACCGAATCATTCCTCGAACGACGGTCGCAGGGCTGTTCGCCGCGGTGCTTGGCATTGAGCGCGACGGCTACTACGAGCTGTTCGGACCCAACCGCTCGGCGATCGCGATCGAACCGGTACGCGAGATCCGGACGATAAACATGCCGATGAACACGCTCTCGACAGCCGACGGCGACCTCCAATCATTGAACGGTCGCGGAAAACTCAGCGTCAAGCTCCCGGACCCAACGACGCTCCGACAGCAGCACAACTACGAGGTGCTCGTCGAGCCGGCCTACCGGATCGACGTGGCGCTTGCAGACGAGGAGCGCTACCGCGAACTCCGCTCGATGCTCGAGGACGGCCGCTCCCACTACGTCCCGAGTCTCGGTCTTTCGGAACACCTCGCGGAGCTCGAGTATCACGGCGAGTTCGACATCGGGCCCGGTCCGAAAGCTACGGCAGACGACCAACCGGTCGCCGTCGATTCCGCTGTTCCCGATGCCGTCGAGAATGTCGTCTTCGAGGCGGGAACCCGCTGTCAGGTCGAGGAGTCGCCTGCGTTCATGACGACCGATCCAGGCGGGCGGACCACGACCGAATTTACCGCGTACACGTACAACCCGGACGCCGAGCCGCTTCGTATTCGAGACGTTGACGCCGCGACGGTCGACGGGAGGACTGTCGTCTTCGTGTAG
- the cas1b gene encoding type I-B CRISPR-associated endonuclease Cas1b: MDKNYHVFSDGRIERTDDTVRVVTDDGEKKYVPIENANAFFLHGQIDFNTRLMSFLNDQGVALHVFGWEDYYAGSVMPERGQTSGRTVVSQVRAYDDTAHRRRLAAAIVLGGIHNMRTNLVYYDGRGYDLERHISELEQVADRVAEDVPIDELLGIEATARKEYYQAFNKILPSEFQLTRREYNPPPNEVNSLISFGNSLVYANCVSAIRATALDPTISYLHEPGERRYSLSLDLADLFKPVLADRVLFRLVNRNQITKDDFETDLGSCLLNETGRQMYTKAFEETLERTVEHPSLNRKVSYQYLMRLEAYKLKKHLLTGESYDSFKRWW; encoded by the coding sequence ATGGACAAAAACTACCACGTGTTTTCGGACGGCCGCATCGAACGCACTGATGACACAGTCAGAGTCGTCACCGACGACGGCGAGAAGAAATACGTCCCTATCGAAAACGCGAACGCGTTCTTTCTACACGGGCAGATTGATTTCAATACCAGATTGATGTCGTTTCTGAACGACCAAGGTGTCGCGTTGCATGTCTTCGGATGGGAAGACTACTACGCCGGATCGGTCATGCCCGAGCGGGGGCAGACCTCGGGCCGAACGGTCGTCTCGCAGGTCCGGGCCTACGATGACACCGCCCACAGACGGCGGTTGGCAGCAGCGATCGTTTTAGGAGGCATTCATAACATGCGGACGAATCTCGTCTACTACGACGGTCGTGGGTACGACCTCGAGAGGCACATTTCTGAACTTGAGCAGGTCGCCGATCGTGTTGCTGAGGATGTCCCAATCGACGAACTTCTCGGTATCGAAGCGACGGCACGGAAAGAATACTACCAGGCGTTCAACAAAATTCTCCCCTCCGAATTTCAACTGACGCGACGCGAGTACAATCCGCCTCCGAACGAAGTAAATAGCCTGATCTCATTCGGAAATTCGCTCGTCTATGCGAATTGTGTCTCTGCAATCCGAGCGACAGCCCTAGATCCAACAATCAGTTATTTACACGAACCAGGGGAGCGTCGCTACTCGCTATCCCTCGATCTCGCCGACCTGTTCAAACCCGTACTAGCTGACCGCGTTCTATTTCGGCTCGTTAATCGTAATCAGATTACGAAAGATGATTTCGAAACGGATCTCGGCTCATGTCTGTTAAACGAGACCGGCCGGCAGATGTACACGAAGGCATTCGAAGAGACGCTAGAGCGAACTGTCGAGCATCCATCGTTGAACCGAAAGGTTAGTTATCAGTATTTGATGCGTCTCGAGGCGTACAAACTGAAAAAACATCTGTTGACCGGCGAATCCTACGACTCGTTCAAACGGTGGTGGTGA
- the cas7b gene encoding type I-B CRISPR-associated protein Cas7/Csh2, with the protein MSATTDDDTVQNRSEIVFLYDAVDANPNGNPLSGANRPRIDPQTQQAIVTDVRLKRYLRDQLEDDGHGVYIRNVQEEGNQYTRGELLEDRLKAVDIDDYDLDDEDEAEQLREDIFGEFLAESVDVRYFGATMSVDTDDEYAAHLPDHFTGPVQFSPGKTMHAVNENEEYDSLTSVIATQEGKEQGGFDLDDHRIQYGLIRFHGLVDEHGAADTNLTAEDVERLDTLCWRALKNQTISRSKVGQEPRLYCRVEYADESFHLGGLDKDLTLDEERSAADEELRNVRDLTVDVDTFVQRLENASDRIERVRVVASDVLECSHDGEVGGPDVLYEALEDAVGADALEIVDVYEEHAATMPDET; encoded by the coding sequence ATGTCAGCTACGACCGATGACGACACTGTCCAGAACCGCTCGGAAATCGTCTTCCTGTACGACGCCGTCGACGCGAACCCCAACGGGAACCCACTCAGCGGCGCAAACCGGCCCCGAATCGACCCACAGACCCAGCAGGCGATCGTCACCGACGTTCGCCTGAAGCGGTACCTCCGCGACCAACTCGAGGACGACGGCCACGGAGTCTACATCCGAAACGTCCAGGAAGAAGGCAACCAGTATACCCGCGGCGAACTGCTCGAGGATCGGCTCAAGGCGGTCGATATCGATGACTATGATCTCGACGATGAGGACGAGGCGGAACAGCTCCGCGAAGACATCTTCGGCGAGTTCCTCGCGGAAAGTGTGGACGTTCGATACTTCGGAGCGACGATGTCCGTCGATACTGACGACGAATACGCAGCCCACCTGCCGGACCACTTCACTGGCCCCGTCCAGTTCTCGCCCGGAAAGACGATGCACGCAGTCAACGAGAACGAGGAGTACGACAGCCTGACGAGCGTCATCGCGACGCAGGAAGGGAAAGAACAGGGCGGCTTCGACCTTGACGACCACCGCATCCAGTACGGCCTGATCCGCTTCCACGGACTCGTCGACGAACACGGGGCGGCCGACACAAACCTCACGGCCGAGGACGTCGAACGGCTTGATACCCTCTGCTGGCGAGCGCTGAAAAACCAGACGATCAGCCGGAGCAAAGTTGGCCAGGAGCCGCGACTCTACTGTCGCGTCGAGTACGCCGACGAGAGCTTCCACCTCGGCGGGCTCGATAAGGACCTCACGCTCGACGAGGAGCGATCGGCGGCCGACGAAGAACTCCGAAACGTCCGAGACCTCACCGTTGACGTCGATACCTTCGTCCAGCGACTCGAGAACGCGAGCGATCGGATCGAACGCGTCCGCGTCGTCGCGAGTGATGTCTTAGAATGCTCGCACGACGGCGAAGTCGGCGGCCCCGACGTGCTCTATGAGGCACTCGAGGACGCGGTCGGAGCGGACGCACTTGAGATCGTCGACGTCTACGAGGAACACGCCGCGACGATGCCGGACGAGACCTGA
- the cas6 gene encoding CRISPR-associated endoribonuclease Cas6 has translation MAHLSARADTAYDNAYHDKLRGRMWRALEGTAYDDRHDSGEPPGFVMSNPFPPRDMDEGDERKLLVASPDEELLANVAADLLEDPELNIGEMPFHVEDVTSLAPDVGEPGSRGTIETGTGLLVRIPPWRCEEYDIDHPGGDTAVFWQPEHTTEPLVEQLESNLDQKHDLFAHDHLPGPSDVEGDLFDGFELLKTFAVPVTVTEGQEMTYVLSKWKFDYTVRDDHHRRHLNLALDCGLGERNSLGLGFLNVTDRTRPSESELEGRDALA, from the coding sequence ATGGCCCATCTATCCGCTCGAGCGGACACAGCTTACGACAACGCGTACCACGACAAACTTCGTGGGCGCATGTGGCGGGCACTCGAGGGGACTGCGTACGACGACCGGCATGATTCCGGGGAGCCGCCGGGCTTCGTCATGTCGAACCCCTTCCCTCCGCGTGATATGGACGAAGGTGACGAGCGGAAACTGCTCGTGGCGTCACCGGACGAAGAACTACTCGCGAACGTCGCAGCAGATCTGCTCGAGGACCCGGAACTAAACATCGGTGAGATGCCGTTTCACGTCGAGGACGTTACTTCACTTGCGCCCGACGTAGGAGAACCCGGGTCCCGAGGAACGATCGAGACGGGGACCGGCCTCCTGGTTCGGATTCCACCGTGGCGGTGCGAAGAGTATGATATCGATCATCCGGGTGGTGACACCGCCGTCTTTTGGCAACCCGAACATACGACCGAGCCACTTGTCGAGCAACTCGAGTCGAACCTCGATCAGAAACACGACCTGTTTGCGCACGACCATTTGCCGGGTCCGAGCGATGTGGAGGGGGACCTCTTTGACGGGTTCGAATTGCTCAAGACGTTTGCGGTGCCGGTGACGGTGACCGAAGGTCAGGAGATGACCTACGTCCTGAGCAAGTGGAAGTTCGACTACACCGTTCGAGACGATCACCACCGCCGGCATCTGAATCTCGCACTCGATTGCGGGCTCGGTGAGCGCAACTCACTCGGGCTCGGGTTCCTAAACGTAACCGATCGGACCCGGCCGAGTGAGAGCGAGCTGGAGGGAAGAGATGCTCTCGCCTGA
- a CDS encoding CRISPR-associated endonuclease Cas3'': MPTRYSHPPEGGHDGVLLRDHLEDVAQRVGYVVPDDARTPNDDPLRDIVETLAYVHDFGKATTYFQEYLLKGVDPDDSYCRYHAPIGSFAAYYALEAKGYDDETCLAGFVAVAKHHGRLPDIAEYVYERTHRREKIATEQDAEKQQTAVAKQISDINDHVLEFAGNVFDAATDGDGSWEEFCHRFAGNLLEDIKATVATEGYSEGIDRESLSNSCYALVLECWGSLVFADKTSAAAAATDTEPSAATYEAVRPTADSLDDHVRSLEEQASADPDGTRAERLNHYRSEARTDVLESAASFADDGGGVATLTLPTGMGKTLSGLSAAMEIRDRRDGDRVVYALPFTSIIDQVVDELEDIYEVDTTGRLLTAHHHLSETTIRDEDAEDNDDAQADDADRNDDVAGMLGESWRAGLTVTTFVQLFESLAGPSNKQSMKLPALRNSVVVLDEPQSLPLDWWKLVPRLVELLTEQYDATVIAMTATQPQLFEDATELVDDPETYFDATERVTYELDPSAERYLDDQTEPKGYDDAAATLLESTADDESALAVCNTIDSARTLTERVTDRLPESTDVAEVYAEKLEHAGDVEDVDPKCVAERVADAGGRSVLHLSTRLRPCDRLRLIETAKALTQRDQQLLTISTQLVEAGVDISFDRVYRDLAPIDSIVQAAGRCNRSFERDRGRVVVWWLETPAEQEKTPAEAVYNRGTKLLPTTAKTLDAVRSGATISETTVARNAVTRYYDRLHDEKDVGADAYPTYVDEANGRKLAELSLIDKRLAIDVIVCRTAADRRKVNEIRDALNRYDFDAVDSLMRELRPKQISVPVYRSDSKEAQKLAELDTVHGESDIRWVDTTKPHYNGFFDEMTGFVVPDNTAERRLL, encoded by the coding sequence ATGCCTACCCGCTACTCACACCCACCAGAGGGAGGACACGATGGCGTGTTGCTTCGTGATCACCTCGAGGACGTAGCGCAGCGCGTCGGATACGTCGTTCCTGACGATGCCCGGACGCCCAACGACGACCCGCTCCGAGACATAGTCGAGACGCTCGCGTACGTCCACGACTTCGGGAAGGCAACGACATACTTCCAAGAGTACCTTCTCAAAGGGGTCGACCCCGACGATAGCTACTGCCGATACCACGCTCCGATCGGTTCGTTCGCCGCGTACTACGCGCTCGAGGCGAAGGGATACGACGACGAAACGTGTCTTGCGGGATTCGTCGCCGTCGCAAAACACCACGGCCGACTTCCGGACATCGCGGAGTACGTGTACGAGCGAACCCACCGTCGCGAGAAGATCGCAACGGAACAGGACGCGGAAAAACAGCAAACCGCGGTCGCGAAGCAAATCAGCGACATCAACGACCACGTGCTCGAGTTCGCGGGGAACGTCTTCGACGCTGCGACTGATGGGGACGGCTCGTGGGAAGAATTCTGTCACCGATTCGCCGGCAACCTACTCGAGGACATCAAGGCCACCGTTGCGACGGAGGGTTACAGCGAGGGAATCGATCGTGAGTCCCTGTCCAATTCGTGTTACGCGCTCGTTCTCGAGTGCTGGGGCTCGCTCGTCTTCGCGGACAAGACCAGCGCGGCCGCAGCAGCTACCGACACCGAACCGTCGGCGGCAACCTACGAGGCGGTTCGGCCAACCGCCGACAGTCTGGACGACCACGTCCGGTCGCTCGAAGAACAGGCCAGCGCCGATCCGGACGGGACGCGCGCCGAGCGGTTGAACCACTACCGCTCCGAAGCGCGAACCGATGTCCTCGAGAGCGCTGCCTCGTTCGCCGACGACGGCGGTGGCGTCGCGACCCTGACCCTGCCCACAGGGATGGGAAAGACCCTCTCTGGGCTCTCGGCGGCGATGGAGATCCGCGACCGACGTGACGGCGACCGGGTCGTCTACGCACTGCCCTTTACGAGCATCATTGACCAGGTGGTCGACGAACTCGAGGACATCTACGAGGTCGACACCACAGGGCGACTGCTTACGGCACATCACCATTTATCGGAGACGACGATACGAGACGAGGACGCCGAAGATAACGACGACGCCCAAGCCGACGATGCGGATCGAAACGACGACGTCGCCGGTATGCTCGGCGAAAGCTGGCGCGCCGGGCTCACGGTGACGACGTTCGTCCAGTTGTTCGAGAGCCTCGCCGGCCCGTCGAACAAGCAATCGATGAAACTCCCGGCGCTTCGAAACAGCGTCGTCGTCCTCGACGAGCCCCAGAGCCTACCGCTGGACTGGTGGAAGCTCGTTCCGCGTCTCGTGGAGCTGCTGACCGAGCAATACGACGCGACGGTGATCGCGATGACTGCAACGCAGCCACAGCTGTTCGAGGACGCGACCGAACTGGTCGACGACCCGGAGACGTACTTCGACGCGACCGAACGGGTCACCTACGAACTGGATCCGTCGGCCGAACGGTATCTGGACGACCAGACCGAGCCGAAAGGATACGACGACGCGGCAGCGACTCTGCTCGAGTCAACAGCCGACGACGAGTCCGCGCTCGCAGTCTGTAACACGATCGACAGCGCGCGCACACTCACTGAGCGCGTTACTGACCGCCTTCCAGAGAGTACGGACGTCGCTGAAGTATATGCCGAGAAACTCGAGCACGCGGGCGATGTCGAGGACGTCGATCCGAAGTGTGTCGCCGAGCGTGTCGCAGACGCTGGTGGCCGGTCAGTACTCCACCTGTCGACCCGACTCCGTCCATGCGACCGGTTACGACTGATCGAGACAGCGAAAGCGCTCACCCAGCGAGACCAGCAGTTGCTAACGATTTCGACCCAGCTCGTCGAGGCTGGCGTCGACATCAGTTTCGATCGGGTCTATCGTGATCTCGCCCCGATCGACAGCATCGTGCAGGCAGCGGGTCGGTGCAACCGTTCGTTCGAACGCGATCGCGGCCGCGTCGTCGTCTGGTGGCTCGAGACACCGGCAGAGCAAGAGAAGACCCCGGCGGAGGCGGTGTACAACCGGGGGACGAAACTGCTCCCGACCACCGCGAAAACGCTGGATGCCGTTCGTTCCGGAGCTACGATTTCCGAAACGACCGTCGCTCGAAACGCGGTCACCAGATACTACGACCGGCTCCACGACGAGAAGGATGTCGGTGCGGACGCGTATCCAACCTACGTCGACGAGGCGAACGGACGCAAACTCGCGGAGCTGTCGCTCATCGACAAACGGCTGGCAATCGACGTGATCGTCTGTCGAACTGCTGCGGACCGTCGGAAAGTGAACGAAATCCGTGATGCACTGAATCGGTACGACTTCGACGCCGTCGACTCGCTGATGCGGGAGCTTCGACCGAAACAAATCTCGGTTCCGGTCTATCGCTCCGATTCGAAGGAAGCACAAAAGCTCGCTGAGCTCGACACCGTTCACGGCGAAAGTGACATCCGATGGGTCGACACAACAAAGCCACACTACAACGGCTTTTTCGACGAAATGACGGGGTTCGTCGTCCCCGACAACACGGCGGAGCGACGCCTCCTATGA
- the cas4 gene encoding CRISPR-associated protein Cas4, with translation MTDSGSESGSNPGTNADHDRDPVTRLLETARGNPVDDPFRVTGVMMQYYHVCKRELWFESRNLEIDRENPTIVRGTRVDDTAYSKKRRNISLGMIALDLLEDGRVVEVKPSSALTEPATMQLSYYLWYLERVAGIEKDGVLAHPRERNREPIELTDERTDKVEGAIRGISDVVSRETPPPAEKKPFCESCAYHDFCWC, from the coding sequence ATGACCGACTCTGGCTCTGAGTCCGGCTCGAACCCCGGTACTAATGCAGATCACGACCGCGACCCGGTCACTCGCCTCCTCGAAACCGCTCGTGGCAACCCGGTCGACGATCCGTTCCGCGTGACCGGCGTGATGATGCAGTACTACCACGTCTGCAAGCGCGAACTCTGGTTCGAGTCCCGAAACCTCGAAATCGATCGGGAAAACCCGACGATCGTCCGCGGAACACGCGTCGATGACACCGCCTACAGCAAGAAGCGGCGCAACATTTCGCTCGGTATGATCGCACTCGACCTGCTGGAGGACGGACGCGTCGTCGAAGTCAAACCCTCCTCAGCATTGACCGAACCCGCGACGATGCAACTGTCGTACTACCTGTGGTATCTCGAGCGCGTCGCTGGAATCGAGAAGGACGGCGTCCTCGCTCATCCACGTGAGCGAAACCGTGAACCGATCGAGTTGACGGACGAACGCACCGACAAGGTCGAGGGCGCGATCCGAGGTATCTCCGACGTCGTCAGTCGGGAGACGCCACCACCTGCCGAAAAAAAGCCTTTCTGCGAGTCCTGTGCCTACCACGACTTCTGCTGGTGCTGA
- the cas2 gene encoding CRISPR-associated endonuclease Cas2 gives MYVIMVYDLQADRTHKALKLGRRYLTHVQNSVFEGEISEGDLETLRNEVDDLLEPDESVIIYELSSNTLLNRTVFGEDPTEGNRFL, from the coding sequence ATGTACGTGATCATGGTTTACGACCTGCAAGCCGATCGAACGCACAAGGCGCTCAAACTCGGTCGCCGCTACCTGACACACGTACAGAACTCCGTATTCGAAGGTGAAATCTCAGAGGGAGACCTCGAAACACTTCGGAACGAAGTCGACGATTTGCTCGAACCTGATGAGTCGGTTATCATTTATGAGCTCTCATCCAATACATTACTTAACCGAACAGTATTCGGTGAGGACCCGACCGAAGGTAATCGGTTCTTATAA
- a CDS encoding IS1595 family transposase: MIPLDMFGSESVAADLLEQVRWRNGVTCPRCRSDLTVKNGSYGHFQRYLCKNCDRTFNDKTGTIFAHSKVALRKWLFSIYAFLRFNTSLRQLQLEIDVQYKTIYQRVERFTKSLDAPSLNLVGPVEIDEVYVSAGLKGRERDQESRSRGLSTRGRGTYDQDKPPVFTVVDRSTGDRYVIPAKSADESTIRLLLANREKEPLTVYTDGFRAYDPLTEDDAFDREYVVHGDGEYADEDVHVNTCESHGSLLRPWLSPHRGISKDKLTQYLRAFQLRRKLLRKPGREALKHAVKATL, translated from the coding sequence ATGATCCCGCTAGATATGTTTGGGTCGGAATCGGTCGCAGCGGACCTGTTAGAGCAGGTTCGCTGGCGTAACGGTGTTACTTGCCCTCGCTGCCGTTCTGACCTGACGGTCAAGAACGGCAGCTATGGGCACTTTCAGCGCTATCTCTGTAAGAATTGCGACCGCACGTTCAACGACAAGACCGGCACAATCTTCGCCCATTCGAAAGTCGCACTCAGAAAGTGGCTGTTCTCGATTTACGCGTTTCTCCGGTTTAACACGAGTCTTCGCCAACTTCAGCTAGAGATCGACGTCCAGTACAAAACGATCTACCAGCGCGTCGAGCGCTTCACGAAGTCGCTCGACGCGCCATCGCTCAACCTCGTTGGTCCCGTCGAAATCGACGAAGTCTACGTTTCTGCAGGGCTGAAAGGCCGCGAGCGCGACCAAGAGTCGCGCTCGCGTGGTCTGTCCACGCGTGGGCGAGGAACGTACGACCAGGACAAACCGCCGGTGTTCACGGTCGTCGATCGTAGCACCGGCGATCGATACGTGATTCCAGCGAAATCAGCCGACGAATCGACGATTCGGCTCCTTCTCGCAAACCGCGAGAAGGAGCCACTAACCGTCTACACTGATGGATTTCGAGCCTACGATCCGTTGACCGAGGACGACGCATTCGACCGCGAATACGTCGTCCACGGCGACGGCGAATACGCCGACGAAGACGTTCACGTCAATACCTGCGAGAGCCACGGATCGCTGCTGCGACCGTGGCTCTCGCCTCATCGAGGCATCTCAAAGGATAAACTCACACAGTATCTCCGAGCGTTCCAACTCCGACGAAAACTACTGCGAAAACCAGGGAGAGAAGCGCTCAAACACGCTGTCAAAGCAACGCTGTGA